Proteins encoded in a region of the Syntrophorhabdales bacterium genome:
- a CDS encoding D-alanyl-D-alanine carboxypeptidase family protein gives MKRLAILLAIVAFLLSLAFAGEGLAKTKKAVAKQPKGKAAEPVEKYKAYLVMEANSAKVLEEENAHEKRAPASMVKLMVADIVMEKLARGEIHLTDKITASKAASKIGGSQVYLKEGEEFTLEELMQGMMIHSANDAAYAIAEFISGNVDDFVTLMNEKAKDLKMADTEFHSVHGLPPGKDQKEDLTSCYDMAILARELVKYPKLMEWTSTKQGEFRGGKFVLSNTNKLLGQMPEVDGLKTGYYRSTGFNITATARKGDLRLIVVVMGSSTGKLRDQVALGKLKTYFAQYVVTPLVKKGEQVDKEIFLEDGKYKKVRGVCASDFSYPLLKSKKKEIKKIVDVPDRIRGEVKEGQKLGEIKFQLDDEVIGKVDVVSPVYVPKANLFTRIFRKMGLGI, from the coding sequence GTGAAACGCTTAGCAATTCTCCTCGCCATTGTTGCGTTCCTGCTGAGTCTCGCTTTTGCCGGCGAGGGATTGGCGAAGACGAAAAAAGCTGTGGCGAAACAGCCGAAGGGCAAGGCAGCGGAGCCGGTAGAAAAATATAAGGCCTATCTCGTCATGGAAGCCAATTCGGCAAAAGTCCTGGAAGAGGAGAATGCCCACGAGAAGAGGGCCCCTGCCAGCATGGTGAAGCTGATGGTGGCAGACATCGTCATGGAGAAACTCGCACGTGGGGAAATTCATCTGACGGATAAGATAACTGCCTCAAAGGCAGCCTCCAAGATAGGAGGCAGCCAGGTTTATCTGAAAGAAGGAGAAGAATTCACGCTGGAAGAGTTGATGCAGGGCATGATGATCCATTCTGCGAACGACGCAGCCTACGCCATCGCGGAGTTCATTTCGGGAAACGTCGACGATTTTGTTACTCTCATGAATGAAAAGGCCAAAGACCTGAAAATGGCGGACACGGAGTTTCACTCGGTGCATGGATTGCCGCCCGGCAAAGACCAGAAGGAGGACCTCACGTCCTGTTATGATATGGCGATCCTGGCGCGGGAACTGGTCAAGTATCCGAAGCTCATGGAATGGACGTCGACAAAACAGGGAGAGTTCAGGGGAGGAAAATTTGTCCTCAGCAACACGAACAAGCTGCTTGGGCAGATGCCCGAAGTGGACGGACTGAAGACAGGGTATTACAGGAGCACAGGCTTTAACATCACCGCCACGGCAAGGAAAGGGGACCTGCGACTGATCGTTGTGGTAATGGGCAGCTCGACAGGTAAACTGAGGGATCAGGTTGCGCTGGGAAAACTGAAGACGTATTTCGCGCAATACGTGGTGACTCCCCTCGTGAAGAAAGGCGAGCAGGTGGATAAAGAAATATTCCTGGAGGATGGGAAGTACAAGAAGGTAAGAGGCGTATGCGCGTCTGACTTCTCGTATCCTCTGCTCAAGAGCAAGAAAAAAGAGATAAAGAAGATTGTGGACGTACCTGACCGGATCAGGGGAGAGGTTAAAGAAGGGCAGAAGCTTGGGGAGATAAAGTTCCAGCTCGATGATGAGGTGATAGGCAAGGTTGATGTTGTTTCGCCCGTCTACGTTCCCAAAGCAAACCTGTTTACGCGAATCTTCCGGAAGATGGGGCTCGGCATATGA
- the coaBC gene encoding bifunctional phosphopantothenoylcysteine decarboxylase/phosphopantothenate--cysteine ligase CoaBC, whose translation MSVPAPKQYTMLRDKQIIVGVTGGIAAYKTAELVRILAKKGANVHVVMTKHAIEFVAPLTFQTLSGNRVTHELFELLENSKIGHIALSDLADQMVIAPATANIIGKIASGIADDFLSTMVMATRVPVLFVPAMNTKMWESKIVQANIDRLREDGYEFIEPESGGLACGWEGKGRMPAVEDIVEKMEDIFTAKDLVGERIMVTAGPTQEFIDPVRCITNRSSGKMGYALAKIARRRGADVVLVTGRTDLPRPPGVEVIDVVTASEMRNVVMARQANCGVIIKAAAVADFRSKALRYHKIKKKPGEEEVSLELERNPDILQELGLIKEDRILVGFAAESENVVQNAHEKLKRKNLDLVVANDITKQGIGFGSDENEVTIITANGRARHVPKLSKEEVAHVILDAVKRVIKKKRKYKDDWY comes from the coding sequence ATGAGCGTTCCCGCACCAAAGCAGTACACCATGCTTCGCGACAAGCAGATCATCGTGGGCGTGACCGGAGGAATTGCGGCCTACAAAACTGCCGAACTTGTCAGGATACTTGCGAAAAAGGGTGCGAACGTGCACGTCGTCATGACCAAGCACGCGATAGAGTTCGTTGCTCCTTTGACTTTTCAGACGCTTTCTGGAAATCGCGTCACCCACGAGTTGTTTGAGTTGCTTGAAAACTCCAAGATCGGACACATTGCCCTTTCAGACCTGGCGGACCAGATGGTGATAGCGCCCGCAACAGCCAATATCATTGGAAAGATAGCCAGCGGTATAGCCGATGATTTTCTTAGCACTATGGTGATGGCGACGAGGGTGCCGGTACTCTTTGTTCCTGCTATGAACACGAAGATGTGGGAGAGCAAGATAGTGCAGGCGAATATAGACAGGCTGCGAGAGGATGGATATGAATTCATAGAGCCTGAGAGCGGCGGTCTGGCATGCGGATGGGAAGGCAAAGGAAGGATGCCCGCCGTCGAAGATATTGTCGAGAAGATGGAAGATATCTTTACCGCCAAAGATCTCGTCGGGGAAAGAATCATGGTGACGGCAGGACCGACCCAGGAATTTATAGACCCGGTGCGCTGCATTACAAACCGCTCTTCAGGAAAGATGGGTTATGCCCTTGCCAAGATTGCGCGCCGGCGCGGAGCAGATGTGGTGCTCGTTACCGGCAGAACGGATCTTCCCCGTCCGCCGGGTGTAGAAGTGATAGATGTGGTCACCGCCAGCGAGATGCGCAATGTCGTGATGGCGCGCCAGGCCAATTGCGGCGTCATCATCAAGGCGGCTGCAGTTGCTGATTTTCGTTCCAAGGCTTTGCGGTACCACAAAATAAAGAAGAAACCGGGTGAAGAGGAAGTGTCACTCGAATTGGAGAGGAATCCTGACATTCTCCAGGAGCTCGGTCTGATCAAGGAAGACCGAATTCTGGTAGGATTTGCCGCAGAAAGCGAGAATGTCGTTCAGAATGCCCATGAAAAATTGAAGAGAAAGAACCTGGATCTGGTCGTTGCGAACGATATAACAAAGCAGGGGATCGGGTTCGGGTCGGATGAAAATGAAGTGACTATTATCACCGCCAATGGGCGCGCGAGACATGTCCCGAAGCTCTCCAAGGAGGAAGTAGCCCACGTAATCCTTGATGCTGTGAAACGGGTAATAAAGAAAAAACGGAAATACAAGGATGACTGGTACTGA